Proteins encoded by one window of Dialister pneumosintes:
- a CDS encoding LysR family transcriptional regulator produces the protein MDYRHLKYFMEVAQQKSFSKAARSLHISQSAISRMIKSLEDEMGVTLFIRNAKTVELTAPGTIFLNYAKRALFVFEHLKSDFENEFNLKQDTVEIGLPPITDAHVFAKLLGKFKAAYPQVAIKLYEHGSKIIESSVQEGVIDVGIICTIPNKNFESFFLSEDRMCVVMPKGYPLEEQKEIPLRILADYPLVLYRDDFNLHDDILNNCKKIGFTPKIVFETSQRELMLQTVGCGLGVAILPSRLCPFNEENSDIVVRPLTEPKMTHHLYAIWKKGRYLSRATRLWIEFTKEHLAFLHNDI, from the coding sequence ATGGACTATAGACATCTAAAGTATTTTATGGAAGTAGCACAGCAAAAAAGTTTTAGTAAAGCGGCAAGAAGTCTTCACATTTCGCAGTCAGCAATTAGTCGTATGATTAAATCTTTGGAAGATGAAATGGGAGTTACTCTTTTTATTCGTAATGCTAAGACTGTAGAACTTACTGCACCTGGAACGATTTTCTTAAATTATGCTAAACGAGCTCTTTTTGTGTTTGAGCATCTTAAATCAGATTTTGAAAATGAATTTAACCTGAAACAGGATACTGTGGAAATTGGGTTACCGCCAATTACCGATGCACATGTATTTGCAAAATTGTTAGGAAAATTTAAAGCTGCCTATCCACAAGTTGCAATTAAACTTTATGAGCATGGATCTAAAATTATTGAATCTTCGGTGCAAGAAGGAGTTATTGATGTAGGAATTATTTGTACTATTCCTAATAAAAATTTTGAGTCTTTTTTCTTATCAGAAGATCGTATGTGTGTAGTTATGCCTAAAGGGTATCCCTTAGAAGAGCAAAAAGAAATTCCACTAAGAATTTTAGCCGATTATCCTCTTGTGTTATATAGGGATGATTTTAATCTTCATGATGATATTCTTAATAATTGCAAGAAAATTGGATTTACACCCAAGATTGTTTTTGAGACCAGTCAAAGAGAACTTATGCTTCAAACGGTAGGATGTGGATTAGGCGTTGCTATTTTACCAAGTCGTTTATGTCCATTTAATGAAGAAAATAGTGATATAGTAGTTCGTCCACTTACAGAACCCAAAATGACACATCATTTATATGCAATTTGGAAAAAAGGTAGATATTTATCCAGAGCAACTCGTTTATGGATTGAATTTACAAAAGAACATTTAGCCTTTTTACATAATGATATTTAA
- the cdaA gene encoding diadenylate cyclase CdaA, whose translation MFSQITALFMTMRAWDILDILVVTLFLYNIYILMKNTRATALLKGLLLLGLFTLLARWIHLHAVSWIMEKLMTMILVALPVVFQPELRRALEQIGRGKFYISSPIMTEQEWGGIIDNVVDSAFAMGEKKIGALIVFERMVGLDDYIDTGIRLEGLVSEELLGNIFIVNTPLHDGAVIIRENRIMAAGCLLPLTRDRTLSSELGTRHRAAIGISEQADCVVVVVSEETGIISYTYGGHIYRHVDAETLRNRLRGFLMQGHRKGVSDVIQKWSPLK comes from the coding sequence ATGTTTAGTCAAATCACTGCTTTGTTTATGACAATGAGAGCTTGGGATATATTAGATATCCTTGTAGTTACACTTTTTTTATATAATATCTATATATTGATGAAAAATACTAGAGCGACAGCTTTGTTAAAAGGGTTGCTTCTTTTAGGATTGTTTACTTTATTAGCTAGATGGATTCATTTACATGCAGTAAGTTGGATTATGGAAAAGTTGATGACCATGATTTTAGTTGCACTTCCTGTAGTATTCCAGCCTGAACTTCGTAGAGCATTGGAACAAATTGGGCGTGGTAAATTTTATATATCTTCTCCTATTATGACGGAGCAGGAGTGGGGAGGAATTATTGATAATGTAGTAGACTCCGCTTTTGCTATGGGGGAGAAGAAAATAGGGGCATTGATTGTATTTGAACGTATGGTTGGATTAGATGATTATATAGATACTGGTATACGTTTAGAAGGGCTTGTTTCAGAAGAGTTATTGGGAAATATTTTTATTGTCAATACGCCGCTTCATGATGGTGCTGTTATTATTCGTGAAAATAGAATTATGGCAGCAGGGTGCTTATTGCCGTTAACTCGAGATAGAACACTTTCTTCCGAATTGGGGACAAGACATCGTGCAGCTATTGGAATTTCTGAGCAAGCGGATTGTGTAGTGGTGGTAGTTAGTGAAGAAACCGGGATTATATCTTATACTTATGGCGGACATATTTATCGTCATGTAGATGCGGAAACGTTACGAAATCGGCTTCGTGGTTTTCTTATGCAAGGACATCGAAAAGGTGTGAGTGATGTAATTCAGAAATGGAGTCCACTTAAATGA
- a CDS encoding YbbR-like domain-containing protein, whose amino-acid sequence MNITKLQWWLPKILCLIAACAFWAYVMNEQDPQVESTYIVPVEVKNLDRSLVAINVPTEIQVVVRMSRSQMIKTRSDDIKAYVDLSEVASGNYANIPIQVVLPASDETVVSMTPQTFTLTVEPYAVKSIPVTTDFFGTPSSSFSPSIGSVSPDTVTIAGAQSKVSIAEKAIVSINITGRNADFYEYDNIGIVDADGKTITGLDIMPAQVQVSVKITEEQKTGNIPIKVVTTGTVAEGHAIKKISARPSMVTVTAPISFFSKNHEIKLSAIDLSGMDTSIVKTVEIPTPDNGIVTPATVDVTIEIADNN is encoded by the coding sequence ATGAATATAACAAAATTACAATGGTGGCTTCCTAAGATATTATGTCTTATTGCAGCATGTGCTTTTTGGGCATATGTTATGAATGAGCAAGATCCACAAGTGGAAAGCACCTATATAGTACCTGTTGAAGTGAAGAATTTAGACAGATCTTTAGTAGCTATAAATGTACCTACAGAGATCCAAGTAGTGGTTCGTATGTCTAGAAGTCAAATGATAAAGACTCGAAGTGATGATATTAAAGCCTATGTTGATTTGTCTGAAGTAGCTAGTGGAAATTATGCGAATATACCTATTCAAGTAGTACTTCCTGCTTCTGATGAAACCGTTGTATCAATGACCCCGCAGACTTTTACTCTTACGGTTGAGCCATATGCAGTGAAGAGTATTCCTGTAACAACTGATTTCTTTGGCACACCTAGCTCCAGTTTCTCACCATCTATTGGTAGTGTATCACCTGATACAGTAACGATTGCGGGGGCACAAAGCAAAGTATCCATAGCAGAAAAAGCTATAGTTTCTATAAATATAACCGGTAGAAATGCGGATTTTTATGAATATGACAACATTGGTATTGTTGATGCTGATGGTAAAACTATTACAGGACTTGATATTATGCCTGCACAAGTACAGGTTTCTGTAAAGATTACCGAAGAGCAGAAGACAGGAAATATTCCTATTAAAGTAGTTACTACCGGAACTGTTGCAGAAGGGCATGCTATAAAGAAAATATCTGCACGGCCAAGTATGGTTACTGTAACTGCTCCTATCAGTTTTTTTTCAAAAAATCATGAAATAAAACTTTCAGCAATAGATCTCTCGGGGATGGATACCAGTATTGTAAAAACAGTAGAGATTCCAACTCCGGATAATGGGATCGTTACGCCGGCTACGGTGGATGTTACTATTGAGATTGCCGATAATAATTAA
- the glmM gene encoding phosphoglucosamine mutase — MVTLFGTDGVRGVVNATLLPELAYQLGRAAGSYFSGIAGVHRFLVGRDTRISGTMIEAALAAGLCASGINVDIVGVIPTPGVAYLTRTGKYDAGVVISASHNPFPDNGIKFFDANGFKLPDAAEEKIEELLKHSEEIIRPTGKDVGVIRYVYELAEQYTDYVLQTASTDLHGIKVVTDSANGAASNYLPRLLKKLGAEVIAIHKEPNGININDNCGSTHIEELQKYVVEEGATCGIANDGDADRCLFVDEEGQLLDGDHLMIINALRMKQEGRLSQNLVVGTVMSNLGFGKALESYGIRTSFTQVGDRYVLEEMKKHGYSIGGEQSGHIIFLDYNSTGDGLITAVQTLVTLKESGKKLSELRNLMTTYPQLLKNVKVYSKIGWENNELIQNTIEAAKAELGNNGRILVRASGTEPLIRVMGEASSPELLERVINDIVSAVEQELGVE, encoded by the coding sequence ATGGTCACTTTGTTTGGCACGGATGGTGTACGCGGAGTAGTCAATGCTACATTGCTTCCTGAGTTGGCTTATCAATTAGGTAGAGCTGCGGGATCATATTTTAGTGGTATAGCAGGTGTACATCGTTTTTTAGTAGGAAGGGATACTCGCATTTCAGGTACCATGATAGAGGCAGCTTTAGCAGCAGGTTTATGCGCTTCTGGTATTAATGTGGATATTGTAGGAGTCATTCCTACGCCTGGTGTTGCTTATTTGACTAGAACCGGAAAATATGATGCCGGGGTAGTTATTTCGGCATCACATAATCCGTTTCCGGATAATGGAATTAAATTTTTTGATGCGAACGGCTTTAAACTTCCTGATGCTGCAGAGGAAAAAATTGAAGAATTACTCAAGCATAGTGAAGAAATTATTCGCCCTACAGGGAAAGATGTTGGTGTTATTCGTTATGTATATGAGTTAGCAGAACAATATACTGATTATGTATTGCAAACGGCATCTACCGATTTACATGGAATTAAAGTAGTTACTGATTCTGCGAATGGTGCAGCTAGTAATTATTTACCAAGATTATTAAAAAAACTTGGTGCGGAAGTAATTGCTATACACAAAGAACCGAACGGTATCAATATTAATGATAATTGTGGATCTACTCATATAGAAGAACTGCAAAAATATGTGGTTGAAGAGGGTGCCACATGTGGTATTGCTAATGATGGTGATGCAGATCGTTGTCTTTTTGTTGATGAAGAAGGACAATTACTTGATGGAGACCATCTTATGATTATTAATGCACTACGTATGAAACAAGAAGGACGATTGTCTCAAAATCTGGTTGTTGGAACTGTCATGAGTAATTTGGGATTTGGTAAAGCATTAGAATCTTATGGTATTCGTACTTCATTTACTCAAGTAGGAGACAGATATGTACTTGAAGAAATGAAAAAACACGGGTATTCTATTGGTGGAGAACAGTCGGGACATATTATTTTCCTTGATTATAATTCTACCGGTGACGGATTGATTACTGCAGTACAAACTTTAGTTACGTTAAAGGAGAGCGGTAAAAAGTTATCCGAATTACGTAATCTCATGACTACTTATCCACAATTACTGAAGAATGTAAAAGTATATAGTAAAATTGGTTGGGAGAATAATGAACTTATTCAAAATACCATAGAAGCCGCGAAAGCAGAATTAGGAAATAATGGTCGTATATTAGTACGTGCATCCGGAACAGAGCCTTTAATTCGTGTTATGGGAGAAGCAAGTTCCCCGGAATTATTGGAAAGAGTTATTAATGATATTGTATCAGCTGTAGAACAAGAACTTGGAGTAGAATAA
- a CDS encoding metal ABC transporter permease, translated as MNSFAEILIIALFTSTACALPGNFLALRKMSMLTDAISHTVLLGIITAFLICGDLSSPFLIIGATIMGVFTVWLIELLYNSKLVASDSAIGLIFPLLFSIGVILITRYAGNVHLDTDCVLLGELAFAPFDRLVINGIDYGAKGIYISGLILLIVSSLITLFYKEIKLATFDPILCATLGFSPLLIHYGLMSLVSLVAVTSFQSIGSILVIAFMIIPAMTAALWTRTLTSRLILSCLLGAAGSILGILGAIYLDTSLAGMMAAILGILFIISLIIAPSTGLLASFQRKKNQQFAFGRETLLQHLLFHYNTDLMTRENAIDTLPIHMKWSKTFTNKICESLIKDGYVIKQGNLLLPTKQGKLHNQFYRENLHS; from the coding sequence ATGAATTCCTTTGCTGAAATTCTGATTATTGCGCTGTTTACATCTACAGCCTGTGCTCTTCCGGGAAATTTCTTAGCACTAAGAAAAATGTCTATGCTTACAGATGCAATTAGTCATACAGTTCTCTTAGGCATCATTACCGCCTTTCTTATCTGTGGTGACTTAAGTTCTCCATTTTTAATTATTGGAGCAACCATAATGGGAGTTTTTACCGTTTGGCTTATTGAATTACTTTATAACAGTAAGCTTGTAGCATCGGATTCTGCAATCGGTCTAATATTTCCTTTATTGTTTAGTATAGGTGTTATTCTAATTACACGATATGCAGGAAATGTTCATCTAGATACAGATTGTGTTCTTTTAGGTGAATTAGCGTTTGCTCCCTTTGACCGTTTAGTGATTAATGGCATAGATTATGGTGCCAAAGGAATCTATATAAGTGGGCTGATTCTTTTAATTGTTTCCTCACTCATTACTTTATTTTACAAAGAAATAAAACTTGCTACATTTGATCCTATACTTTGTGCAACATTGGGATTTTCTCCCCTATTAATTCATTATGGACTTATGAGTTTAGTTTCGTTAGTAGCAGTAACTTCTTTTCAATCCATAGGATCTATTTTAGTTATTGCATTTATGATCATTCCGGCTATGACAGCTGCCCTTTGGACTCGAACACTAACCTCACGTCTTATCCTTAGTTGTCTTCTTGGTGCGGCAGGATCTATCCTGGGAATACTGGGCGCTATTTATCTGGATACGTCTTTAGCCGGCATGATGGCAGCAATATTAGGTATACTTTTTATTATCTCGCTTATTATTGCCCCTTCTACCGGTCTACTCGCGTCCTTTCAACGCAAAAAAAATCAACAATTTGCATTTGGTAGAGAAACTTTATTACAGCATCTGTTATTTCACTATAATACCGATTTAATGACAAGAGAAAATGCTATAGATACACTTCCTATTCATATGAAATGGTCTAAGACTTTTACAAATAAAATTTGTGAATCTCTTATCAAAGACGGTTATGTGATAAAACAAGGAAATCTATTACTCCCTACCAAACAAGGAAAGTTGCACAATCAATTTTATAGAGAGAATTTACATAGCTAA
- a CDS encoding metal ABC transporter permease: protein MEIIHLFNLALWSDYTFQIVLAGTTILGILCGILGSFIVLRREALLGDGIAHSAYPGIMLAFMFMGVKTLDGLLLGAFFSALIALSIILLAKQYTKLPFDGILAAILSSFFGAGLVLAAIIQHSGNANQSGLNQFIFGQASTILYRDVILTAGLSLLILIVVCVFWKELKLMAFDPDYARSLGFPGGKLNILLSFLTMTTVLLSIQAVGIILMSAMLIAPSIAARQWTRRLEPMVILSAFIGALSSALGTIASSTISKMPTGPAIVVIASIFAIFSILLAPKRGIISQYFHRKKISKEILKGGS from the coding sequence ATGGAAATAATACACTTATTTAATTTAGCACTCTGGAGTGATTATACATTTCAAATTGTTTTAGCAGGAACTACTATACTAGGCATTCTTTGTGGTATTCTAGGATCATTTATTGTACTTCGCCGTGAAGCACTTTTAGGGGATGGTATAGCACATTCTGCATATCCCGGAATTATGTTGGCGTTTATGTTTATGGGTGTAAAAACATTGGATGGACTTCTTTTAGGTGCTTTTTTCTCTGCATTAATCGCACTAAGTATTATCCTTCTTGCTAAACAATATACAAAACTTCCTTTTGATGGAATACTTGCTGCCATACTATCCTCATTTTTTGGAGCGGGGTTAGTACTTGCTGCTATTATTCAACATTCCGGAAATGCTAACCAATCAGGACTTAATCAATTCATATTTGGACAAGCCTCAACTATTTTATACAGAGATGTAATTTTAACTGCGGGTCTATCATTATTAATATTAATAGTTGTTTGTGTGTTTTGGAAAGAATTAAAGCTAATGGCATTTGACCCGGATTATGCACGTTCATTAGGTTTTCCAGGTGGAAAATTAAATATTTTATTATCATTTTTAACGATGACTACTGTTCTACTCTCTATACAAGCAGTAGGTATTATCTTAATGAGTGCTATGTTAATTGCACCATCCATCGCAGCAAGACAGTGGACCAGACGATTAGAACCAATGGTTATTTTATCAGCCTTTATCGGTGCACTTTCTTCAGCACTGGGAACCATTGCAAGCTCTACTATTTCCAAAATGCCGACCGGACCGGCAATTGTAGTTATTGCTTCCATTTTTGCTATCTTTAGTATTCTTTTGGCACCTAAACGCGGTATCATCAGTCAATACTTCCATCGCAAAAAAATATCTAAAGAGATTTTAAAAGGAGGCTCCTAA
- a CDS encoding metal ABC transporter ATP-binding protein, with the protein MENHVIELEDITAAYDEQPVLWDLDLNIKKGSLLGIIGPNGAGKSTLLKIILNLLSPISGRIRFSIDGETSPKKARKKIAYVPQNGSVNWDFPATVSDIVLMGRYGHIGWCKRPTRADKLIAKEMLSRVGMDEYEHRQINELSGGQQQRVFLARALAQQASVYLLDEPFKGVDVQTEKIIVDILKDMQTHNQTIVVVHHALQTVPLYFDQVAMINRQLIAAGPVEKTFTPENIDKTFSPLQKEHMTDGNNTLI; encoded by the coding sequence GTGGAAAATCATGTTATTGAATTAGAAGATATCACTGCCGCATATGATGAACAACCTGTATTATGGGATCTTGACCTTAATATAAAAAAAGGGTCTCTTCTGGGAATTATAGGTCCTAATGGCGCAGGAAAATCAACCCTTTTAAAAATTATTTTAAATTTATTATCCCCTATTTCAGGAAGAATTCGTTTTTCTATTGACGGAGAAACTTCCCCTAAAAAAGCAAGAAAAAAAATAGCTTATGTACCACAAAACGGTTCTGTTAATTGGGATTTCCCTGCAACGGTTTCAGATATTGTTCTGATGGGGCGTTATGGTCACATTGGATGGTGTAAGCGTCCAACAAGAGCAGATAAACTTATTGCAAAAGAAATGCTTAGTCGTGTAGGTATGGATGAATATGAGCATAGACAAATTAATGAACTTTCCGGTGGACAACAACAAAGGGTTTTTCTTGCTAGAGCACTTGCTCAACAAGCTTCTGTATATCTTTTAGATGAACCTTTTAAAGGTGTAGATGTCCAAACAGAAAAAATTATAGTTGACATTTTAAAAGACATGCAAACTCATAATCAAACAATTGTAGTTGTACACCATGCATTACAAACAGTCCCACTTTACTTTGATCAAGTAGCAATGATTAACAGACAATTAATTGCCGCCGGACCGGTAGAAAAAACTTTTACCCCGGAGAACATTGATAAAACATTTTCTCCCTTACAAAAGGAGCATATGACAGATGGAAATAATACACTTATTTAA
- a CDS encoding metal ABC transporter solute-binding protein, Zn/Mn family — MFKKISLWFYIALAVIGAFSFATAGCGNSPTSNTNDSGKLKIVATTTMLTDLAQQIGGDKVEVSGLMKAGVDPHLYQASAGDVDAMNKADVVVYNGVHLEGKMSAIFDNLSKQNKPMIRVSDGIDESTLLDFEEDGEMTKDPHIWFSVNNWKAAANEVAKGFASKDPENKEYYESNLKAYLVKLDELDKKIKEEVNAVAPQSRVLVTAHDAFAYFARDYGFEVKGIQGISTASEAGTSDISNLAAFIADNKIKAIFVESSVPHKTIESLQAAVKAHGFDVSIGGELYSDSLGDADTNEGTYIGMYEHNIKTITGALK, encoded by the coding sequence ATGTTTAAAAAAATATCTTTATGGTTTTATATAGCCCTTGCGGTTATCGGTGCATTTTCTTTTGCAACAGCAGGATGTGGAAATAGCCCAACTTCCAACACCAATGATTCAGGTAAACTAAAAATAGTAGCTACAACTACCATGCTTACTGATTTAGCACAACAAATCGGTGGCGATAAAGTTGAAGTATCCGGACTTATGAAAGCCGGTGTAGACCCACATCTTTACCAAGCAAGTGCCGGTGATGTAGATGCCATGAACAAGGCAGATGTTGTAGTTTATAACGGTGTACATTTAGAAGGTAAGATGAGTGCCATTTTTGATAATCTCAGTAAACAAAACAAACCAATGATTCGTGTCAGTGACGGCATTGATGAGTCTACTTTACTCGATTTCGAAGAAGATGGTGAAATGACTAAAGACCCACACATCTGGTTCTCCGTTAATAACTGGAAAGCTGCAGCTAATGAAGTAGCTAAGGGATTTGCTTCCAAAGACCCGGAAAACAAAGAGTACTATGAATCCAACTTAAAAGCTTATTTAGTAAAATTAGATGAACTTGACAAAAAAATAAAAGAAGAAGTCAACGCTGTTGCACCTCAATCTAGAGTTCTTGTTACTGCACATGATGCATTCGCTTATTTTGCAAGAGATTATGGATTTGAAGTAAAAGGAATTCAAGGTATCAGCACTGCTAGTGAAGCAGGTACTTCTGATATCAGTAACTTAGCTGCTTTCATTGCAGATAATAAAATAAAAGCAATTTTTGTAGAATCTTCTGTTCCTCATAAAACCATTGAATCCTTACAAGCTGCTGTAAAAGCACACGGATTTGATGTTTCTATCGGCGGTGAACTTTATTCTGACTCTTTAGGTGATGCCGATACTAACGAAGGTACCTACATCGGTATGTATGAACATAATATCAAGACAATTACAGGTGCTTTAAAATAA